The Vibrio tubiashii DNA window GAGAGTATGGCGACTCCTATAAGATCCTCAGGCATCAAAGTTTGGTTAGTTGATGAAGAGCGAGTCGAAAAATTCATATAACAAACTGTTTAAGAGGGATTTGCAACGCGTAGCATTTTCACTATGCGTTGATTTTAGTGATTAAGGTGGTTTGGTGCGGCTTTTGTATTGCGTTGCTCAAACCTTAACAAGGCGTTAGGCTTTACAGGAAGAAAATGAGTAATAGTAAACAGCGGCTACTAGCCGAAATAGCTAAGGACATTCATAGTCAACACGTTGGCTATATAGAGAAATTAAAATTGGGTCACCATGAGCTTCAACGTCCTGACTTTATTTGGCATTTTCTTTTGCAAAGTTTTGCAACAATGGGAAAATCATCAGGATGGAAAGGTCTAATTGGTAACAAATACAATTACAATAAGATTACTTATGAAGCGCTTACCGCGCTAGACCATAATGGAAGAGCCCAAACAGTTAAAGCTGTTTGTCATGCTTCTAAAGTTAGAATGCCAGAGAAGAAAGCTGATTATATTTTGGGTTGCTATGAGCGTGTACGGGACATTGGCGGACTAGAGTCAGCTAAAACACAATTGCTATCTTGCTCAGGACGCGAAGGAAAAATAAAATTTTTGAAGCAATTTCCTGGCATCGGAGAGAAGTACGCACGCAACATTATGATGGACGTGTATCATGAAGATTTCCACAGTAGTATAGCTATCGATATACGAATTAAGTCAATAACAGAACTGCTTGGCCTTTCATTTAATACATACGAAGAGCAGGAAATTTTCTTACTCGAAGTTGCCAAACTGGCTGATCTTAACGGGTGGGAGCTAGACCGCCTAATGTATCGCTTTAAGTCAGACTTCGAATACGAAATACTTTCTGCCTAACAAACTGTTGAAGAGTGATTCGCAGCGCTTATCATTTTTCATTCTATCGTTGGGTTTAGTGTTTACGGTGGTATGGTGAAGTGTTGTAGTAAACTTACTCACTACTTAATTCGGCGTTAGGTGAATATGAGGAGTCCGAATGCCTACAGTAAATGTGCCACATTTTGTGAAAAATATGGGTCATAGAATTGTTTCATATATTCTGAACATTTCCGAAGAAGATGCTGAAAATGTACTGAATTCAAAGTTTGAACTCATGGAGGATAAGGCCAGCATACTTCAGCAATTCATTGATATTTGCAGGCAACTACGAATGAAAGGTATTGATCATGGGGATGTTGATTTCGCAGTTTTCCATAACCTTCCTAATATTTTTGTAAATGACAAGCATATCTTTAACGTTTGGCATGAACAAATGGGTGGGACTGTAGATGTATATGATAGTGATGATCCAATTGTAAGGATAGTAAACAGAGTGGCATCAAAGTTATATCCTCTGTTTCTGATTAAGATAACTGGCAAGCCAGGTTATTTTAATAAAATGCACAATAATATTAGCTCTACAATTTATTCTCTTCCCGAATACAAAGAGCTTTGTAACGCACTGATGAAAGATGATGTTATTTCGTCTATTTTCACTCAAGTAGGCAAAAATGAGATAGAAACGTATGGTTCATATATGACCTCAACAGGTCATGGAGGTGGAATCCAACTAGCCACTTTACCTGCGACGCTTGTAGTGAATTCATTCGAGCTAATGCGAATGAGAGGAGCGCTAAGTCTCAAGGCGTTTTCTGATGCTGCTGAATTTACTGTTGATACAATTCGACGTTGTATGAATGGAGATATCGTGGATGTGCCTGTATTCTTAGGGTTCAATAATATATCGCTGGATGATGTGGGGGAGATTAAAACTGAATGGGGTACTCTTCGCCCGCTTAGCGAAGGTATATCTGATCTAGCGCCAAATAACACATCTACAACAAGTATTGATGAGAAACGTTACAAGCTTGGTTTTGTCTTAGAGTCTTCATACCCATATAAAGTTAACTTTGGAGATGGTGATAAAAAGGACAAATGGCCGAAAGAACTAGATGGCGCAAGGAATCGACTTACTGAAATAACAGAAAATGTTTCCTTATGCTTTTCTTTAGCCTGCCAAAGAACCCCTCCAGTTGGAATGTCGTTAGCATGGACCATGGTTTTTGACCCAATAAGTCAAGGGACAAATCTATCTTGGAATCCTGAGCCAAGATCACCTGTTACTTTTCATATTTTGGATAAAGATGGAGAAAGTGAAGAGGTAATTGATTGGTGCAAACGATTAAAAGAGATAGAAGATACGAAGATTAGGTTAGCGATAAGGCGCGTTCTATCCGCAATAAATCAAAGAAGAGACCCAATAGATGGATTCGTTGACACTATCATTGCTTGGGAAAATCTATTTGGAGGTAATGCAGAACTGAGCTTTAGAATATCGGTCTCTATTGCCAAATTGTTAGGTAAAACAGATGCCGAAAGAAAAGCGTTACGGAAGTTTGTCAATGAGCATTACAACATACGAAGTAAGTTAGTGCATGGTGTAAAGGAATTAACGCCACAGGAGGCGACTGTTTGCAGAGACAGTTGTTTGGACATTGCTCTTAGAGCGTTAAGGATGCTTTATTTGGAAAGGGTACAATTAATAGAAGATGCGAATAGATCAAAAATCTTAGCTCTTTCTTGACTCACCTAACGAGAAGTTTAATAAAGAATATCGCAACTAATAAAGGCCGCGCTTGCGGCCTTTACTATTTTCGTAGGGAAGTCGGGAGCATGAGCAAAATAATGAAGAGGGCGTACAGAAGCGGCAATAGTGAGACTGCGACACCTGCAAACGTCGCTTGACTGTCAAACACATTGGAAAAGGTGGCGATAGTGCCGGCCACAGTGCCCAATCCCCCAGAAACCAGCGCCGTAACCGATACGGCAGAAAACAGTTTGTCTTTAGAGTAAAGAACACTCCCCACACCAACCAGAAGTGACGGAACAAAGACGGTCATAAACGAAGTGACGTCAACGTAGATCTCGACCCCAGCCAGAACCAACAACGTTGAGACCACATACAGAACGGCCAGAACATAGATACAATAGAAATACTGAAACTTCATACCATCACCACCAATAACCATACATAATGCTATCCGGATCTTTGGGTAATCTCATCATAGAATCTCGGTCTTTTAAATATCTATTCTTGAAATTACGTGCTCTTGCTCCAGAAGGCGGTAAATCAGCGATCGCTTCAATCAGTAACGTCATTTGTGGATCCGATAAAGGCACGTTGGACTCTAACGCCTGGTGAAGCGCAGGGACCAGGACTTTATACAAACGATTCGCCTCAAGCTTACTGGACACTCGGCCATACACTTTATCTAATACTTCCACGAGTAAGGATTGAGCTGACATAGGCACTCCAATTTCAGACAAAGCCAACAAACACCACTGAAACAACGACTAAATAATCAGATTGCTTGATTCAGTTTCGTATCTTATTGTTATCGCATCAATTTTCCCTGAGCGGTGCATTATTTCATTTAATTAATCCTGATTTTCTCTCGCGCGAGCCTCGAAAAAGCCCTTAACTTATTCGCGACCTTGTTCGTCACCACCCACTTAATGAAAGGCGCGAGACCCATGAATAAAACAACGCCAGTACAACGTCAGTCGATTGATGTGCAGTTTCTGCAAGATCTCATCAATCAAACCCATCTTGAATTGAAAGTATGTTCACTCAGTGAGCAGAGTTATCGCTCCTTAGTCTCTGACGATAGCCCCGTCTTGGATTGGCTCAATCATTACAAATTATCCTGTTTGTCCGGCCGCGCCTTTCATATTGGCGTACTGCGCTTTAAAACCCCTCGCTCTGGGCTGCTGATTGGTGTGTACGATAGCCGGGTAGGGAGGCAACATACGCTGTTACTAGAGCCGGAGAACGGGCATGCCGCTCAGGCTATGACTGAGCGCTTGATGTCAGTGATCACCTATATTGCGCTGTATTTTCTGTCGACGTATCCCAACAGTGTCGGCGTTTACCTCGTTGACCCGCCCAAAGCGTTTCTGTCGCATTATGGCTTGTACGGCTACAAAGTGTTGGACAGCTGGCACGAGGTGCCGGTGATGTTTGCCACCTTTGACAGTCTGTTTGAACGTCAGCAAGACGTGCTGTTCGAAATGTTGCTCGATGAAGAACTCGACTTGTTGACGCAATAACGAGGGCTCCAAGCATTATGTTAAATCGACGACGCATACGGCTGCAGCCATCGCAAGGCCAGGTCAAACAAGTGTTGCTTAAAACCGCCAGCGTGTTGCTGCAGGATGAACGCTACAAAATCCCCTTAGACGACACGCCTCAACCCAATTCAACCCGAACCACGCAACCTCGCCGGACTTAACGTCCGGCTTGTTGTTGGTCATGTTACGTCATTTTAATTTGCTCGGTACCCAAGGGATCGGTTCAACCCGGCGACCACCACGAAAAGGCGCAAGATTGGGCACCGGTGGCGTCGGACAAGGATTATGCAGTCGGCCATACAATTTGACCAACTGACGATGTTCATCGCGCCAGTAGACGAAATTCTCAAGCTCTTTGGGGTTAAACTCGCGCCGATCGGGCGTAATGAGCGTGGCGCGCTCTTCATGGACGCGAAAGCCGTCCCAGCGAATATCGAGCGGCAGATAACCGCGGGCTTTAATATTAAGCAGCTTTTCCGCGAGTGGATTGACCGGTGTGATGCCTAATATCCAACGTTTGACGGTGACGGGTTGGACGTGAAAAAACGCGGCGGCTTGGTGCAGATCCATAAATTGTTGGTGAACCAGCTGACGGAAGTTGGGTGTGAGCCTGGGCTGGATTTGGTGGGCTTTTCTGATGCTTTAGTGCGCATTATGCGTGTTTATGTTCAATGAAACTTGTATCACTATAATTTATAGATTTATAAACTCTTTCGGTTTTGAGAGAGTGAATCATGAAGTATCACGAAATGACCAAAAACTTTGTTTTTCGTGAATTTGAGTGCGGTTTAACTGTGGAAGAGACTGCCAAACTTTGTTTTAAAAGTGTGAGGGTTGTCAAAGGTTGGGATAATGGTAATGAGATCCCAAAAGAGTGTAAGCGATTAATGCGGCTTGCCAAAGGGAGGCCTTTATCTGAATGCGATGAATGGATAAATTTCAGAATGCATATGGACAAGTTAGAGTTACCTACTGGCCAAATGGTAAGTGCCCAAGAAATTCTAGCAGGTATAGCTTTACTTGATATACAGTCAGAACTTGAACTCAAGACTACAACTAAAATACTTAAGTACGTTAGAGCTATTAATCAGATAAAGCCTTCATAAAAGAATACGGCACTCTTAGAGAGTGCCGTGTCGAATTTTACTTATATTGCAATAACTCTTTGATACTGTTGCCGACAGCTAAAGCCAGTAATGGTGGCACAGCATTTCCTACTTGAGTGTATTGAGGAACTTCAAATTTTCGCATTTGCCCCCCAGTAGTTGCTTTAGACCTAAACACAAAATTGTCTGGAAATGACTGTATCCTAGCCATCTCTCTTACCGTAAGAACCCTCAGCTCTTTAGGGTCATAATGGCAAGCATCGTCTGGTATAGAAAGTGCAGCAGGAGCAGGTAAATCTGGATCTAGTGCCTTTTGTGTTTGTTTCTTTGTAGGGTGTTGTTTTAAGTAAGTTTCAAGCTCAACTTTATCCGAAAACTTAAGCAATTCGCCTTTTTCACATCTAAATTCACTTTCACGAATAGCCTCCCAAGTAGTCGGCTCTATGTGTTGCTTTGTGCCTTTAAGGACAGAAAACACATCTTTTGTTATTGATTTAGAGTCCAATTCTTGCAGTATTTGGTAGATTCTAAAGCGTCGCTTAACAAGCTCACTATTACTTCGAAGGCCATGGTTGATATCTATAGGGTGTGGCTTTAAGAATGAAAAGGTATCATTTAGCTTGTCCACAAATGATGATTTACCAACGTTGTCAGAAGTTTTTAAGTCATCCAAAGCTTCTCTTACAGATACTTCATCGCATTGATAAAGATGCTGCAAAAATGTCCCTTTAATTAGGTTAGCTCCACTTTCTGCCATTGTGTCGATAACGTCAAGATGACCAAATTCTATATCCCCACCAGAAAGTTGAACTTGTTGGTAGAAATTAATGGACTGCTCGAACAACTTGAAAGACTTTTCTGGTAATTGCTTCTCTAATTTGTCCAACATATCTCGGCGTAAAGCAATCATCAAAAATCGAGGTCTATTTTGAGCAACACCTGCATGTCTAGCATTTACGTGTAAACATAATGGGACATAGCCAATGGTTGCGAATGCCTTTGATACTTCATACCAGGCGTGAAATTGCTTTCCTTTTTCGTCTTTGAAAGCACGTAAAATCCCAGTAACATTTTCAAGCAAAACGATTTTTGGCTTTACGTTTTGAACAAATCTCGCAAACTCCCACGGAAGGCTATTCTTGTCACTATCTTTTTCTCGCTTGCCAGCCATACTAAAACCCTGACATGGCGGTCCACCTGATACGAGGTCAAGCCCACCATCTCGACCAAATGCGCCGCTGATCAACTTCTTAAGCTCAGAATTGGACTCAATAAGATTGTTTAATTCTACGATGCTGCCCACAACAAGCTTACCATTTAAGCTATCGACCTCATTGGCTTTGAAATCACTAAACCCAATCCGTTCGCCACCTAGTTGGGGGTATTCAAAAGGGTTTTCTCTTAACCTCGGTTTTAATTCATTGAATTTTGAACTGAGCCATATTGCTTTATGAGGCATCTGTTTCTTGTCTGCTAGATCTTCGAAATCCTCATCAAAAAAATTATACGCAAATGTTTCTGCGGCCATTGGTGATAGTTCATTCGCTAACACTAGGTCAAAACCTGCTTTGTCGAGACCCAGAGACAAACCGCCACACCCGGCAAACAATTCAACGTGGTTCACTTCATTAATACCAAAAAATCAAAATAGGTGATGATTCTAGTGAAATTGAGAACGATTGTCCAGGGGGAATTTTAATTACTTGATCTATAGGTTAAAGATTGAATAGGATATGCCCCTAGGCCGGGATAAGAGAGGCCTTCATTCTTACCCATAGAATCTAAAAACCTCTTCAGGTTCTCTTTGCCAAATCCATACGTGAGGATTTTGCAGTGAGAGCATGATAATGAGTTTCATTACCACAACTTGATGGTGGTAGTGTTTACAATTCCTCGCCGCATTCCTCATGTAAATGAATTAGTGGAATGCAGAATGCCTATTTCAACAAATAAATTACCTTCTCTTAAAAGGCTCAAGCAGAGAGCAAAAGACCTGCGTCGTAAGAATGATATCCCACATGCTGTAGCACTTGACTTGATAGCCAATGAGCATGCGTTTGAAACTTGGAATGCTCTTTGCGCATATGTTGACAATGAAGCATCACGTGATCTTCAAACTGATGTTGAGAATATAAACAGAGAGTTTCTTGTAGAGAAGGGTATAGATTTCTCAGTATTTTATACAACAGAGACGATTCTCGATAAAAGTATCATAGATGCGACCCAATCAGTTCGGGCTTATTTTGCCGAATTAAATTTCCACGATTATGATGCGCAAGGGTTAGGTGCTAAAGAACATGGTAAGTGGACAGAAGCTTACATTGTTACAGAGAAAGCGCTCATTAAGTCCAAAGGTAGTTTTTACAGACCGAAAACTAAAAAGGGTGACCCGAGAATGTGGTTTACCTCTTTACCAAAGTACTCTAGTGCAGGTCATACAATTGCGATTACTTTTCTTGAAGGCGTACCTTATCTTTTAAATCTTTCTGCTATAGATCTAAAGTCTCTTTATAAAGATGAGTCCGGTATTGTTTACCGTGTAGTAAACGAAATTGTTGATTCAAGGTTAGGTGTATCAGAAGAACTTCTGAAGAAACTCAAAGTTATTGCTAAAGAACCTAGAGTGGCATTGAAAGAGGGTGATACTTCTGTTGGATTTACACTAGAGTCACTTCTTGGCCTTGAGGCTAATTCAAGCAAGTTACCAGACTATAAGGGTATAGAACTTAAGTCCGGAAGAAACACGAAAACACGCATGAACCTTTTTGCTCAAGTTGCAGATTGGAAAAAGAGCCCGTTTACAGGTAGCAAAGAGATTTTGAATGCTTTCGGGTATCCAAAAGAGGATGATTTCAAACTCTACTGCACAATATCGTCAGAAAAACCTAACTCTCAAGGCTTATATTTTAAATGTGATGTTGAAGGAGATGTATTAGAGGAATGGCATATCGAGAGAGGTCTCGTAGCGGTCTGGCCGGGCAGCCTATTAAGACAACGGCTATTAGAAAAACATGCAGAAACTTTCTGGATTAAAGCTGAAAGTTATATGGATGAAGGTAAAGAATACTTCTTATATAAGAAAGTTATACACACGCGTAAACCTCTTCAAAGCCAACTATTACCCTTAATAAAAAGTGGCATCATTACTATGGATCATTTGATCAAAACTAGTGGTAAAACTGGAAAAACTTCAGAAAAGGGACCTCTGTTTAAACTGTCTCCAAAAAACTTACACTTACTGTTCCCTGAGCCAATCGAATACGACCTTGTTTGACTTTGATAAGACTTTCACCCCGTATTACTATACGGGGTGCGACTACAGAGCATTACCACTCGTTTTGACTGTTCTTTCCCAATGCTGCTTAACTGAAGCAAACTTTTTAGTTGAGAACGTGTAGTTTTCACTTTCAAAGACAACCTTTACGTCAGCATTGCGCGAGAACTCCTGCTTAACAAAGTCTTTGCCTTTCTGCGAGTTGGGCATCCAGAAGTTGTCACCACCAATACATTGCGAAACGTAGTTTACCCATTGGTACTGAATCTTTACTTTTTTGTAGACTGCGCGAGAGCGGCAGTAGGTGTAGGGTTCGTGAAAAGCCACAATGGATGAATTATTGCCGACGGCTATTAAGTTAGCTGAAAACCGTTTGTTTTCCTTAGACCTAATATAGTGGGCTAGCCCCTCAACATTCCATTGTTCATTTTTGTTCTTTTCGATTATGTCCGCATGAGCCAGATTTGACGCTAGGGACAAAAACAAAATAGCGTATCTCATCATTCTGTTTACCTTGAATTTTGCGCTCTATTCATTGGGTCAGTCGATGTTCTACATGAAAGGTATTCAAATATCAAACCGATTGCACTTCAATATGAAGTAACGCCCACACTGCTATGCTCGCTGCTCAGTCTTCGCGACTGCGCATAGCGTGTGTGGCTGTTTTATGTGAGTTGCAGGGGCGTTAAGCCCCTTGGTTGTCGTAAGTCTTTGCAGGAATATTCTGGCAGGAAGGAGGGGTATTCAATCTCAAGTATCTGCGCATACTAACCGCGCCAGTTGAGCAGGGCGCATAAACTCTAGTCTGTCGAGTGGCTTGGTGCTTCGTCATCGCTTCGCAATTCCTTATCCCTGCGGGGCTTAGACAGTAAAGCCGTGACAACAGCTTGAAACAAAAATCCAGCCGTAACACCTATAAACACATCGATAGCCATCATTTGGCTAATTGCATCCGCAAACATCAATACTTGTTCATCTGTCATTGTGTCACTCCTTTTATTGAAAATTAAACGTCACCAGTGACGGCACTTATTTGGAAGACATAGAGACAAGCTTGCCCGTAGCGATACTTCGAAGCACGTTGATAGTTAAATCTTCGTTGTCGCACATCATTTGCGCGGCTTGTTTCACCTCACAATCTCTATCTTCAGGAACCCAGAGCGTGATTTTCTTGAGTCCCTTATCTTTTTGGCGTTGTTCATATTCTGAATTACGGCTCATGGTTACGCTTCCTTATTGCCAGAGAGATTGAAGATGTCGACTTGTTTAAGCTCTTGCGTCCGGTCGGGGATAGTAAAGTCATCGGGCTTATCCAGTCCTTGTCTTGGTGGGCAGGTCAGCATCTTGGTTGTGTCGCCTAACTTGACTTGGATGAGACACTCATCAAGCTCAAGGAACTCATAGCCATAGCCAATCAGGACAGGGGAGCTGACATAGTATTCACCATCATCTTTATCAATTCGAAAGCGGTAGTTGGTCAGAGTAATGTCTCCCTCAATTCGCTGTCGAACCACACTGGTTAAATACACCGAGCGAGCTTGATTGAAGATAGGAAAATGTCGATAAAAAGGATTTACAGCATCAATAGCAATTTGAGCACTATCTTGATAGCTATCATTGCCAGAACCCAAGCCATTACTACCTTGCGTAGTCGATGTGTTCGCATCCAGATTCTGGCTATCAATCGACGTATTGCTATCTGAATTGGACTCAGTAACTTGAGCAGTTTCCTGAGTTGGATTTTCAGTATCGCCATAAAATAAAGCATAAGCATCCCATACAAATTTAAACACCGCACCGATACCAATCAGCATGGCTAAGATGAACTTCGGTGACTTGAGCATTGTGGTGTCTGATTTAGACTCGTTAAACTTTCCTGTCCCAGTGGACTTATAGAGCGCAAACACATCAACCGGAATTTTCTTTGAGGTGGTGCTTGCCATGTCTTCGCGTGTACTTGGAGCCGTCTTGGTTGCCTTAGTGGAATGGTTGTAAATGCGCGGCTTACGTTTGCGAAACCACGTATCGGTTGAGCGATGGGAATACGCTTCCTGAGCACAACCCCGTAACCAAGTCGGTATCGATGTCCAATCAGGCGTAAGCATGACCACATCCCATTGATATTTACGATGACGCATGAACGCCCCGTAAAAGTGGTCTGGATAGAG harbors:
- a CDS encoding regulator, whose protein sequence is MKYHEMTKNFVFREFECGLTVEETAKLCFKSVRVVKGWDNGNEIPKECKRLMRLAKGRPLSECDEWINFRMHMDKLELPTGQMVSAQEILAGIALLDIQSELELKTTTKILKYVRAINQIKPS
- a CDS encoding MvaI/BcnI family restriction endonuclease, which codes for MPISTNKLPSLKRLKQRAKDLRRKNDIPHAVALDLIANEHAFETWNALCAYVDNEASRDLQTDVENINREFLVEKGIDFSVFYTTETILDKSIIDATQSVRAYFAELNFHDYDAQGLGAKEHGKWTEAYIVTEKALIKSKGSFYRPKTKKGDPRMWFTSLPKYSSAGHTIAITFLEGVPYLLNLSAIDLKSLYKDESGIVYRVVNEIVDSRLGVSEELLKKLKVIAKEPRVALKEGDTSVGFTLESLLGLEANSSKLPDYKGIELKSGRNTKTRMNLFAQVADWKKSPFTGSKEILNAFGYPKEDDFKLYCTISSEKPNSQGLYFKCDVEGDVLEEWHIERGLVAVWPGSLLRQRLLEKHAETFWIKAESYMDEGKEYFLYKKVIHTRKPLQSQLLPLIKSGIITMDHLIKTSGKTGKTSEKGPLFKLSPKNLHLLFPEPIEYDLV
- a CDS encoding HEPN domain-containing protein — translated: MPTVNVPHFVKNMGHRIVSYILNISEEDAENVLNSKFELMEDKASILQQFIDICRQLRMKGIDHGDVDFAVFHNLPNIFVNDKHIFNVWHEQMGGTVDVYDSDDPIVRIVNRVASKLYPLFLIKITGKPGYFNKMHNNISSTIYSLPEYKELCNALMKDDVISSIFTQVGKNEIETYGSYMTSTGHGGGIQLATLPATLVVNSFELMRMRGALSLKAFSDAAEFTVDTIRRCMNGDIVDVPVFLGFNNISLDDVGEIKTEWGTLRPLSEGISDLAPNNTSTTSIDEKRYKLGFVLESSYPYKVNFGDGDKKDKWPKELDGARNRLTEITENVSLCFSLACQRTPPVGMSLAWTMVFDPISQGTNLSWNPEPRSPVTFHILDKDGESEEVIDWCKRLKEIEDTKIRLAIRRVLSAINQRRDPIDGFVDTIIAWENLFGGNAELSFRISVSIAKLLGKTDAERKALRKFVNEHYNIRSKLVHGVKELTPQEATVCRDSCLDIALRALRMLYLERVQLIEDANRSKILALS
- a CDS encoding DNA cytosine methyltransferase encodes the protein MNHVELFAGCGGLSLGLDKAGFDLVLANELSPMAAETFAYNFFDEDFEDLADKKQMPHKAIWLSSKFNELKPRLRENPFEYPQLGGERIGFSDFKANEVDSLNGKLVVGSIVELNNLIESNSELKKLISGAFGRDGGLDLVSGGPPCQGFSMAGKREKDSDKNSLPWEFARFVQNVKPKIVLLENVTGILRAFKDEKGKQFHAWYEVSKAFATIGYVPLCLHVNARHAGVAQNRPRFLMIALRRDMLDKLEKQLPEKSFKLFEQSINFYQQVQLSGGDIEFGHLDVIDTMAESGANLIKGTFLQHLYQCDEVSVREALDDLKTSDNVGKSSFVDKLNDTFSFLKPHPIDINHGLRSNSELVKRRFRIYQILQELDSKSITKDVFSVLKGTKQHIEPTTWEAIRESEFRCEKGELLKFSDKVELETYLKQHPTKKQTQKALDPDLPAPAALSIPDDACHYDPKELRVLTVREMARIQSFPDNFVFRSKATTGGQMRKFEVPQYTQVGNAVPPLLALAVGNSIKELLQYK
- a CDS encoding phage protein, coding for MDLHQAAAFFHVQPVTVKRWILGITPVNPLAEKLLNIKARGYLPLDIRWDGFRVHEERATLITPDRREFNPKELENFVYWRDEHRQLVKLYGRLHNPCPTPPVPNLAPFRGGRRVEPIPWVPSKLK
- a CDS encoding zonular occludens toxin domain-containing protein; this encodes MAVYFRHGSNGAYKSAYAVWFEILPALRNGRLVITNIEGLRKLESIEKILGEKFPPGARLIRVFSRKLTGIELWQNWFSWMPIGALVVIDECQDIFTADAGFKKEKTHKRPLEDFLPNLPDDFADLFHSRWTKVDESTLDDSDIDDTGETQLDDEGRLLYPDHFYGAFMRHRKYQWDVVMLTPDWTSIPTWLRGCAQEAYSHRSTDTWFRKRKPRIYNHSTKATKTAPSTREDMASTTSKKIPVDVFALYKSTGTGKFNESKSDTTMLKSPKFILAMLIGIGAVFKFVWDAYALFYGDTENPTQETAQVTESNSDSNTSIDSQNLDANTSTTQGSNGLGSGNDSYQDSAQIAIDAVNPFYRHFPIFNQARSVYLTSVVRQRIEGDITLTNYRFRIDKDDGEYYVSSPVLIGYGYEFLELDECLIQVKLGDTTKMLTCPPRQGLDKPDDFTIPDRTQELKQVDIFNLSGNKEA